A DNA window from Actinokineospora baliensis contains the following coding sequences:
- the efeB gene encoding iron uptake transporter deferrochelatase/peroxidase subunit: protein MSVSRRGLFGLAGAGVAVAGLGAAAGVLATGEQRQDAAVPASSVVPFRGQHQAGIVTPAQDRMHFVAFDVTTKDRAELVALLRAWTAAAERMTAGQEAAEGGAVGGHREAPPADTGEALDLPASALTLTIGFGPTLFDDRFGLAAKRPEALIDLPRFPRDDLDPRRGGGDICVQACANDPQVAVHAIRNLARIGFGKVAVRWSQLGFGRTSSTSTGQATPRNLFGFKDGTNNLKAEDPAALAEHVWVTGGPEWMVGGTYLVARRIRMHIEIWDRTSLAEQEDIVGRAKGSGAPLGQRDEFDQVDPHVRGAGGAALVAEDSHIRLAAENLDGAKILRRGYNFTDGSDGFGHLDAGLFFVCFNRDSRTQFVPMQQALSSRDRMMEYLEHTGSGHFACPPGLADGAFWGQRLFD, encoded by the coding sequence GTGAGCGTTTCCCGGCGCGGGTTGTTCGGCCTGGCGGGCGCGGGTGTCGCGGTCGCCGGGCTGGGCGCTGCCGCTGGAGTGCTCGCGACCGGGGAACAGCGGCAGGACGCGGCGGTCCCGGCCTCATCGGTGGTGCCCTTCCGCGGGCAGCACCAGGCCGGGATCGTGACGCCCGCCCAGGACCGGATGCACTTCGTCGCGTTCGACGTGACGACCAAGGACCGCGCGGAGCTCGTCGCACTGCTGCGGGCGTGGACGGCGGCCGCCGAACGGATGACCGCGGGCCAGGAGGCGGCCGAGGGCGGGGCCGTCGGCGGGCACCGGGAGGCGCCGCCCGCCGACACCGGGGAGGCGCTCGACCTGCCCGCGTCGGCGTTGACGCTGACGATCGGGTTCGGTCCGACGCTGTTCGACGACCGGTTCGGGCTGGCGGCCAAGCGCCCCGAAGCCCTCATCGACCTGCCCCGCTTCCCCCGCGACGACCTCGACCCGCGCCGCGGCGGTGGCGACATCTGCGTGCAGGCGTGCGCGAACGACCCGCAGGTGGCGGTGCACGCCATCCGCAACCTGGCCAGGATCGGGTTCGGCAAGGTCGCGGTGCGCTGGTCGCAGCTCGGCTTCGGCCGGACCTCCTCGACGTCCACCGGTCAGGCGACCCCGCGCAACCTGTTCGGGTTCAAGGACGGCACCAACAACCTCAAGGCCGAGGACCCGGCGGCGCTGGCCGAGCACGTGTGGGTGACCGGGGGTCCGGAGTGGATGGTCGGCGGGACCTACCTGGTGGCGCGCCGGATCCGGATGCACATCGAGATCTGGGACCGCACCTCGCTGGCCGAGCAGGAGGACATCGTCGGCAGGGCCAAGGGCAGCGGGGCGCCGCTCGGGCAGCGCGACGAGTTCGACCAGGTCGACCCGCACGTGCGCGGCGCTGGCGGGGCGGCCCTGGTGGCCGAGGACTCACACATCCGGCTGGCCGCGGAGAACCTCGACGGGGCCAAGATCCTGCGCCGCGGCTACAACTTCACCGACGGATCGGACGGCTTCGGGCACCTGGACGCCGGCCTGTTCTTCGTGTGCTTCAACCGCGACTCGCGCACCCAGTTCGTGCCGATGCAACAGGCACTGTCCTCACGCGACCGGATGATGGAGTACCTGGAGCACACCGGATCCGGTCACTTCGCGTGCCCACCCGGGTTGGCCGACGGGGCGTTCTGGGGCCAGCGGCTGTTCGACTGA
- the efeO gene encoding iron uptake system protein EfeO has translation MRLKDLGIGLAGLAVLIPLSACGSSGGGTGGGTAAAGGPIAVEAKDDACGLTRAEADAGTITFEVSNKGTRVTEFYLYGEGDRIMGEVENITPGLTRRLIVEVPDGGKYQTSCRPGMTGDGIRAEFTVKGSATRQVDTNTKLAEATKSYQNYINSQVEPLVAKTGEFVAAVKAGKVDEAKALFPVARTYWERIEPVAESFGDLDPRIDAREADLEAGQEFTGFHRLEKDLWVSGLQADSGAIADRLATDVNEIATRAKTVELTPLQLANGAKELLDEVATGKITGEEDIFSHTDLWDFRANVEGSAAAVNALREVVNERDPALAKTLEERFKVVTDLLDKQHTGDGYKLYTDLSEAEVKAFAEAVDALGEPISKVAEVVAQK, from the coding sequence GTGAGACTCAAGGACCTGGGCATCGGCCTGGCCGGTCTAGCCGTCCTGATCCCGCTGAGCGCCTGCGGCTCCAGCGGCGGCGGCACCGGCGGCGGCACCGCCGCGGCGGGCGGGCCGATCGCGGTCGAGGCCAAGGACGACGCGTGCGGGCTGACCCGCGCGGAGGCCGACGCGGGGACGATCACCTTCGAGGTCAGCAACAAGGGCACCCGGGTCACCGAGTTCTACCTCTACGGCGAGGGCGACCGGATCATGGGTGAGGTCGAGAACATCACCCCGGGCCTGACCAGGCGGCTGATCGTCGAGGTGCCCGACGGCGGCAAGTACCAGACCTCGTGCAGGCCGGGCATGACCGGCGACGGCATCCGCGCCGAGTTCACCGTCAAGGGCTCGGCGACCAGGCAGGTCGACACCAACACCAAGCTGGCAGAGGCGACCAAGAGCTACCAGAACTACATCAACTCCCAGGTCGAGCCGCTGGTGGCCAAGACGGGTGAGTTCGTTGCGGCGGTGAAGGCGGGCAAGGTCGACGAGGCCAAGGCGCTGTTCCCGGTGGCGCGGACCTACTGGGAGCGCATCGAGCCGGTGGCCGAGAGCTTCGGCGACCTCGACCCGCGCATCGACGCGCGCGAGGCCGACCTGGAGGCGGGCCAGGAGTTCACCGGGTTCCACCGGCTGGAGAAGGACCTGTGGGTCAGCGGGCTGCAGGCCGACAGCGGCGCCATCGCCGACCGGCTGGCCACCGACGTCAACGAGATCGCCACCAGGGCCAAGACGGTCGAGCTGACCCCGCTGCAGCTGGCCAACGGCGCCAAAGAACTGCTCGACGAGGTCGCCACCGGCAAGATCACCGGCGAGGAGGACATCTTCTCGCACACCGACCTGTGGGACTTCCGGGCGAACGTGGAGGGCTCGGCGGCTGCGGTGAACGCGCTGCGCGAGGTCGTCAACGAGCGCGACCCGGCGCTGGCCAAGACGCTGGAAGAGCGCTTCAAGGTGGTCACCGACCTGCTGGACAAGCAGCACACCGGCGACGGCTACAAGCTCTACACCGACCTGAGCGAGGCCGAGGTCAAGGCGTTCGCCGAGGCCGTGGACGCCCTGGGCGAGCCGATCAGCAAGGTCGCCGAGGTCGTGGCGCAGAAGTGA
- the efeU gene encoding iron uptake transporter permease EfeU: protein MFASALVGLREGLEATLVVSILLAYLVKSDRRREIRWVWLGVGVAVALAVGVGALITFTSSTLDFEAQETFGGVMSLVAVAFVTGMVFWMRGAARKISGELRGKLSDALAIGPAAIAGVAFLSVGREGLETAVFFYATTQSAGTNSGPLVGFLIGIGIAVVLGWALYRGALRINLSRFFTWTGVLLIFVAAGVLGYGLHDLQEAAVLPGLNTLAFDLSGPVPEDSWYGALLKGVFNYSARTSVLQAIAWVAYVAITLTVFLWPARKVAGPVPAQGATP, encoded by the coding sequence GTGTTCGCCAGCGCCCTGGTCGGCCTGCGGGAGGGCCTGGAGGCCACGCTGGTCGTGAGCATCCTGCTGGCGTACCTGGTCAAGTCCGACCGGCGCCGCGAGATCCGCTGGGTGTGGCTGGGCGTCGGGGTGGCCGTGGCGCTCGCGGTCGGGGTCGGTGCGCTGATCACCTTCACCAGCAGCACCCTGGACTTCGAGGCGCAGGAGACCTTCGGCGGCGTGATGTCGCTGGTGGCGGTCGCGTTCGTCACCGGGATGGTGTTCTGGATGCGCGGCGCCGCCCGCAAGATCAGCGGGGAACTGCGCGGGAAGCTGTCGGACGCGCTGGCCATCGGGCCAGCCGCGATCGCGGGCGTCGCGTTCCTCTCGGTCGGCCGGGAGGGGCTGGAGACCGCCGTCTTCTTCTACGCGACCACCCAGTCCGCGGGCACCAACAGCGGACCGCTGGTCGGTTTCCTGATCGGCATCGGCATCGCGGTCGTGCTCGGCTGGGCGCTCTACCGGGGCGCGCTGCGGATCAACCTGAGCCGCTTCTTCACCTGGACCGGCGTTCTGCTGATCTTCGTCGCCGCCGGGGTGCTCGGCTACGGCCTGCACGACCTGCAGGAGGCCGCGGTGCTGCCCGGCCTCAACACCCTGGCGTTCGACCTGTCCGGGCCGGTGCCCGAGGACTCCTGGTACGGCGCGCTGCTCAAGGGCGTCTTCAACTACTCGGCGCGCACCAGCGTCCTGCAGGCCATCGCCTGGGTCGCCTACGTGGCCATCACCCTCACCGTCTTCCTCTGGCCCGCGCGCAAGGTCGCGGGCCCCGTCCCCGCGCAAGGAGCCACCCCGTGA
- a CDS encoding serine/threonine-protein kinase yields MRELLVHDPRRVGDYALLGRLGRGAMGTVYLGRSPGGRFVAVKVARGELAEDPDFRQRFRLEIAMARAVGGFWTAAVVGADPDAERPWLATEYVPGPTLTEAVRTGGPLPEPALRALLAGLAEALAAIHAAGLVHRDLKPSNVLLAEDGPRVIDFGIAKAVRSTAMTATGVLFGTPGYLSPEQISGGDVGPASDVFALGAVMVYAATGTGPFGNGEVAALLYRAVHTGPDLDGVPSELRPVVSRCLNTHPQARPTPADLLAEVGEAPTGHWLPAQVRTLVERHHTELLKPVKPPTPTLVDRPAALPPPPVGLPGAKSGAGNLPKAASPPGQSPSAVNADALRLRTTRVVPLLWAVLAGGCTIVAMAAVAKSSRYGEQGVAAAAAVVAVLFGLSAVRSLFRVFMVRPRAVVVADTGLRVSSADGERLVPWRDVSRVRVVGDGGKPWLVLWLRDPSTADPALGKRHSRRHGGFRVYPVSHHHGKQRRARDVLELRSSLQHHAGGTYDPTP; encoded by the coding sequence GTGCGCGAACTGCTGGTCCACGATCCGCGCCGGGTCGGTGACTACGCGTTGCTGGGCAGGCTCGGCCGGGGCGCGATGGGCACGGTGTACCTGGGGCGCTCCCCAGGCGGCCGGTTCGTCGCGGTCAAGGTCGCCAGGGGTGAGCTGGCCGAGGACCCCGACTTCCGGCAGCGGTTCCGCCTGGAGATCGCCATGGCCCGCGCCGTCGGCGGCTTCTGGACCGCCGCCGTGGTCGGCGCCGACCCCGACGCCGAGCGGCCCTGGCTGGCCACCGAGTACGTGCCTGGTCCGACCCTGACCGAGGCCGTGCGCACCGGCGGTCCGCTGCCCGAACCCGCGCTGCGCGCCCTGCTGGCCGGTCTCGCGGAAGCGTTGGCGGCCATCCACGCCGCGGGTCTCGTCCACCGAGACCTGAAGCCGTCGAACGTGCTGCTCGCCGAGGACGGACCCCGGGTCATCGACTTCGGCATCGCCAAAGCAGTGCGCTCAACCGCGATGACGGCCACTGGCGTGCTCTTCGGGACTCCGGGGTACCTGTCGCCTGAGCAGATCTCTGGGGGCGATGTAGGGCCCGCGAGTGACGTGTTCGCTCTAGGTGCGGTCATGGTCTATGCGGCGACGGGCACGGGGCCGTTCGGGAATGGGGAGGTCGCCGCGCTGCTCTATAGGGCGGTGCACACCGGGCCAGACCTGGACGGGGTGCCTAGTGAGCTGCGCCCGGTGGTGTCGCGATGCCTGAACACGCATCCACAGGCTCGGCCGACGCCGGCGGACCTGCTGGCGGAGGTGGGGGAGGCGCCGACCGGGCACTGGCTACCGGCGCAGGTGCGGACGCTGGTCGAGCGGCACCACACCGAACTCCTCAAGCCCGTGAAACCCCCAACCCCGACCCTGGTGGACCGTCCCGCCGCCCTGCCTCCTCCTCCAGTCGGGTTACCCGGTGCAAAGTCCGGCGCTGGCAACCTGCCCAAGGCCGCATCGCCTCCTGGCCAGTCGCCTTCCGCGGTGAACGCCGATGCCTTGCGGTTGCGCACAACCCGGGTCGTGCCGTTGTTGTGGGCGGTGCTGGCGGGTGGGTGCACCATCGTCGCGATGGCCGCGGTGGCGAAGAGTTCTCGGTATGGGGAGCAGGGGGTGGCCGCGGCCGCGGCGGTTGTCGCTGTGCTGTTCGGGCTTTCGGCGGTTCGGTCCTTGTTCCGCGTGTTCATGGTCCGCCCCCGCGCGGTTGTGGTCGCCGACACGGGTTTGCGGGTGTCTTCGGCGGACGGCGAGCGGCTGGTGCCGTGGCGTGACGTGTCGCGCGTGCGGGTGGTCGGCGACGGCGGCAAACCCTGGCTGGTCCTGTGGCTGCGCGACCCGTCCACCGCCGACCCGGCGCTGGGCAAGCGCCACTCCCGCCGCCACGGCGGTTTCCGCGTCTACCCGGTGTCGCACCACCACGGCAAACAACGCCGCGCCCGCGACGTCCTGGAGTTGCGCTCCAGCCTCCAACACCACGCCGGTGGAACCTACGACCCCACGCCCTGA
- a CDS encoding phosphotransferase family protein translates to MGRTCFARGPCATRGRTAKLGPKSMALQRTTLRAPLPHAKQVRPIEHLAPRLPSVQWLGSVVGVGWLGWHQWVPGAVVGLGGLARGGGGWVGWVGSVSWASSSRGQSVASAQRPAPSAQRPGNAGANPPSQQPASSTICQNTLSARPGSGATTAGIGLWGGGGGDGVRGMRGGGRVEWGSVPVGVRGRFEEWFGEGVVRAVTQVGGFSPGVAARVWGESGRCVFVKGVSGGINAVSPVFHRREAVIAARLPARVSAPGLLWVDDDGDWVVLVFEDVDGWVPGVGEWGRVQGALDELAEVGTPCPVEVPRFQDDGFQGWRSLAGDPVLTGRLDGWCRANVERFAELESGWAAAVAGDSLVHGDLRADNILLTEERVYFVDWPHAAKGAPWADLVFLAPSWTARGGPPAAELWAGSGWKVDRDALNAVVAAVAGYFAHSALLPPPPGLPTLREFQRAQAGPALEWLRQGVGS, encoded by the coding sequence ATGGGGCGGACCTGTTTTGCGCGGGGCCCCTGCGCCACCCGTGGCAGGACCGCAAAGCTGGGGCCGAAAAGCATGGCCCTGCAGCGCACAACGCTACGGGCACCGCTCCCCCACGCAAAACAGGTCCGCCCCATCGAGCATCTGGCACCTCGGCTTCCGAGTGTCCAGTGGCTGGGTTCGGTGGTCGGGGTCGGGTGGCTGGGGTGGCACCAGTGGGTTCCGGGAGCGGTGGTCGGGTTGGGTGGGCTGGCTCGGGGGGGGGGGGGCTGGGTTGGGTGGGTTGGCTCGGTGAGCTGGGCTAGCAGCAGCAGGGGCCAGTCCGTCGCGAGCGCCCAGCGCCCAGCGCCCAGCGCCCAGCGCCCAGGGAACGCTGGCGCCAACCCGCCCTCGCAGCAACCCGCCTCGTCCACCATCTGCCAGAACACCCTGTCCGCACGGCCCGGTTCCGGGGCCACCACTGCGGGAATCGGATTGTGGGGAGGCGGGGGTGGTGATGGGGTACGGGGTATGCGCGGAGGTGGGCGGGTTGAGTGGGGCTCGGTGCCGGTGGGGGTTCGGGGGCGGTTTGAGGAGTGGTTCGGGGAGGGGGTGGTGCGGGCGGTCACCCAGGTGGGTGGGTTCTCGCCGGGGGTGGCGGCTCGGGTTTGGGGGGAGTCGGGGCGTTGTGTGTTCGTCAAGGGGGTTAGTGGGGGGATCAACGCGGTTTCGCCGGTGTTTCACCGGCGGGAGGCGGTGATCGCGGCTCGGTTGCCCGCTCGGGTTTCGGCGCCGGGGTTGTTGTGGGTTGACGATGATGGGGACTGGGTGGTGTTGGTCTTCGAGGACGTTGACGGGTGGGTGCCTGGGGTGGGGGAATGGGGGCGGGTGCAGGGGGCGCTCGATGAGTTGGCGGAGGTGGGGACGCCGTGTCCGGTGGAGGTGCCGCGGTTTCAGGACGACGGGTTCCAGGGGTGGCGCAGCCTCGCGGGGGACCCGGTGCTCACGGGTCGGTTGGACGGCTGGTGCCGGGCGAATGTGGAGCGGTTCGCCGAGTTGGAGTCGGGCTGGGCGGCGGCCGTGGCGGGGGATTCGTTGGTGCACGGGGATTTGCGCGCGGACAACATCCTGCTGACCGAGGAGCGGGTGTACTTTGTGGACTGGCCGCACGCGGCGAAGGGCGCGCCCTGGGCGGATCTGGTGTTCCTGGCGCCGAGTTGGACCGCGCGGGGCGGACCACCCGCGGCTGAGCTCTGGGCTGGGTCCGGGTGGAAGGTGGACCGGGACGCGCTCAATGCCGTTGTGGCGGCGGTCGCGGGGTACTTCGCGCACTCCGCGCTGCTGCCACCGCCGCCCGGTTTGCCCACGCTCAGGGAGTTCCAACGAGCGCAGGCGGGCCCGGCGCTGGAGTGGCTTCGTCAGGGCGTGGGGTCGTAG
- a CDS encoding immunity 21 family protein, translated as MSATSRRVPPPVWVESMGGPLIVIPVSALAAWRGCTETGVMVGDATAPDDYDRACALDGLAGVLAVGETGSQALVLADEPATTCYLPEHRAFLRWLAADSEAGLIAAAETILANSATEWVDCGTWVSDGPAVLMDSAEAGSGLDVEYPGGGVPAQAPVPLPAGRWRVRASYTEADEENWVGLVQLIPTTRTPPIRPVTPTPR; from the coding sequence ATGAGCGCCACCAGCCGACGCGTCCCGCCCCCTGTCTGGGTGGAGTCGATGGGCGGACCTTTGATCGTCATCCCCGTCTCCGCGCTGGCCGCGTGGCGCGGGTGCACGGAGACCGGCGTCATGGTCGGCGACGCCACCGCTCCAGACGACTACGACCGGGCCTGCGCGCTGGACGGCCTGGCTGGTGTCCTCGCCGTCGGCGAGACGGGCTCCCAGGCGTTGGTGCTGGCAGACGAGCCAGCCACCACCTGCTACCTGCCCGAACACCGAGCCTTCCTGCGTTGGCTCGCTGCCGACTCCGAAGCCGGACTGATCGCCGCGGCAGAGACTATCCTCGCGAACTCGGCCACCGAGTGGGTGGACTGCGGCACATGGGTATCGGACGGCCCGGCTGTGCTCATGGACTCCGCCGAAGCGGGCTCCGGATTGGACGTCGAGTACCCGGGCGGTGGGGTGCCCGCGCAGGCGCCCGTCCCGCTGCCCGCAGGCCGCTGGAGGGTTCGGGCCAGCTACACCGAGGCGGACGAGGAGAACTGGGTCGGCCTGGTCCAGCTCATCCCGACAACACGTACACCGCCGATCCGTCCGGTGACGCCGACCCCGAGATGA
- a CDS encoding alpha-amylase family glycosyl hydrolase, giving the protein MGRGARVGTAVALAAWTVVVPAVADPGRAATERLAVAEVVDIAPGVRPGDRELARPALRSDLTGERFYFVMPDRFANGDGRNDRGGSAETDRLKTGFDPADKGFYHGGDLAGLRSKMDYLRGMGTTAIWMTPMFANRWVQGSGADVSAGYHGYWTTDFTRLDPHFGSTADMRAVIADAHRLGMKVFFDIVANHTADVISYAEPGNQYRSTSAYPYRDADGNVVDIKAHAGKPDFPAIAEFPYTPVVTDPAAKTPAWLNDPSLYHNRGDSTFAGESTEYGDFFGLDDLMTEHPRVVRGMTEIFTSWIDVLGIDGYRVDTVKHVNMEFWQALAPKVKAYAKARGKPDFFVFGEVYSDDAELTSSYTTTGTMQATLDFPFQAGAADFLSGRGADRLADVLLADDHYTDADSNAASLPTFLGNHDMGRIAWMLRDRRPGISDSELLSRLRLGNALMYLWRGNPVVYYGDEQGFAGHGGDKLARQDMFASSTPEFMAETFVGAGRTGAQDNFNRAHPLYRQLASLSSFVDRDDVWADGAQALRFAQGDVVAFSRLSARDRREHVVVANAGLSSTTVDIPVSSGSYQVEFPERGGRVRATGGKVRVVVPALSVLALRATERLRDASVVPTLVAPAVGTVLDERVEVRADGILAPFAQATFAARVKGTRGWTVLGTDDAAPYRVFADVMALPGAGVGAEVEFRVVAKDGSGPLGADSAAIRLVAAPPEPAGPAWLVIHYNRPAGDYDGWGLHTWGDVETPTAWDRPLPFTGETHYGRFAWIRLLPGARQVGVVIHKGDQKDGGDRLITPTGQLWLRQGSDTQYTSEIEAAGSVTVHYKRLSGDYTDLALRVPGRPDIPFAGRDAFGAVATAPAVEFDLVSGGVVLRRIQPARSALWLREGDSRVFASLAAAENRAVLHYHRPGGDYSGWTLYHWAGSLTPSPDWAASSLPSGRDSFGVLWSVPLAAGAGGLSHIVHQGEVKDPGADQVLEVGVVGYEVWFISGSASPDGSAVYVLSG; this is encoded by the coding sequence ATGGGTCGGGGCGCCCGGGTGGGCACGGCGGTGGCACTGGCGGCGTGGACGGTGGTGGTGCCCGCCGTGGCGGACCCGGGCCGGGCGGCGACCGAGCGACTGGCGGTCGCTGAGGTCGTGGACATCGCACCGGGGGTGCGGCCGGGTGATCGGGAGCTGGCGCGACCCGCTCTGCGCTCGGACCTGACCGGGGAGCGGTTCTACTTCGTCATGCCGGACCGGTTCGCCAACGGCGACGGGCGCAACGACCGGGGCGGGTCCGCGGAGACCGACCGGCTCAAGACCGGGTTCGACCCGGCGGACAAGGGCTTCTACCACGGCGGTGACCTCGCCGGGCTTCGGTCCAAAATGGACTACTTGCGCGGGATGGGGACGACGGCGATCTGGATGACGCCGATGTTCGCCAACCGGTGGGTGCAGGGCAGCGGCGCGGACGTCTCCGCCGGGTACCACGGGTACTGGACGACCGACTTCACCCGGTTGGACCCGCACTTCGGGTCGACGGCGGACATGCGCGCGGTGATCGCGGACGCGCACCGGCTGGGGATGAAGGTGTTCTTCGACATCGTCGCCAACCACACGGCGGACGTCATCTCCTACGCCGAACCCGGCAACCAGTACCGGAGCACCAGCGCGTATCCGTACCGGGACGCGGACGGGAACGTCGTCGACATCAAGGCGCACGCGGGCAAACCCGACTTCCCCGCGATCGCGGAGTTCCCGTACACGCCTGTGGTGACCGACCCGGCGGCGAAGACTCCCGCCTGGCTCAACGATCCCTCGCTCTACCACAACCGGGGTGATTCGACGTTCGCCGGTGAGTCCACCGAGTACGGCGACTTCTTCGGCCTCGACGACCTGATGACCGAGCACCCCAGGGTGGTGCGGGGGATGACGGAGATCTTCACGAGCTGGATCGACGTGCTGGGGATCGACGGGTACCGGGTCGACACGGTCAAGCACGTCAACATGGAGTTCTGGCAAGCATTGGCGCCCAAGGTGAAGGCGTACGCGAAGGCGCGCGGCAAGCCCGACTTCTTCGTGTTCGGCGAGGTGTACAGCGACGACGCCGAGCTCACCTCGTCCTACACCACCACCGGCACCATGCAGGCCACCCTCGACTTCCCGTTCCAGGCTGGCGCGGCGGACTTCCTCTCCGGCCGCGGCGCCGACCGCCTGGCCGATGTCCTGCTCGCCGACGACCACTACACCGACGCGGACTCCAACGCCGCGTCGCTGCCCACGTTCCTCGGCAACCACGACATGGGCCGGATCGCGTGGATGTTACGGGACCGGCGTCCGGGGATCAGCGACTCGGAGCTGTTGTCGCGACTGCGGTTGGGGAACGCGCTGATGTACCTGTGGCGCGGCAACCCGGTCGTCTACTACGGCGACGAGCAGGGTTTCGCCGGCCATGGTGGGGACAAGCTGGCGCGGCAGGACATGTTCGCCAGCAGCACACCGGAGTTCATGGCCGAGACGTTCGTGGGAGCCGGGCGGACAGGGGCGCAGGACAACTTCAACCGCGCGCACCCGCTCTACCGTCAACTCGCGTCGTTGTCGTCCTTTGTGGACCGCGATGACGTGTGGGCGGACGGGGCGCAAGCACTGAGGTTCGCGCAGGGTGATGTGGTGGCGTTCAGCAGGTTGTCGGCGAGGGACCGGCGTGAGCACGTGGTGGTGGCCAACGCGGGGCTGAGTTCGACCACAGTGGACATTCCGGTGTCTTCCGGTTCGTACCAGGTCGAGTTCCCGGAGCGCGGGGGTCGTGTGCGGGCCACAGGAGGGAAAGTGCGGGTTGTCGTGCCCGCACTGTCGGTGTTGGCGCTGCGGGCAACCGAACGGCTGCGGGACGCCTCGGTCGTCCCGACGCTGGTGGCGCCAGCGGTGGGAACGGTGCTCGACGAGCGCGTGGAAGTGCGGGCAGACGGGATCTTGGCGCCGTTCGCGCAGGCCACGTTCGCGGCGCGGGTCAAGGGAACGCGGGGGTGGACAGTGCTGGGGACCGACGACGCGGCGCCGTACCGGGTGTTCGCCGACGTGATGGCGTTGCCGGGGGCCGGAGTGGGCGCGGAGGTGGAGTTCCGGGTGGTCGCCAAGGACGGCTCCGGCCCGCTGGGCGCCGACAGCGCGGCGATCCGGCTGGTGGCCGCACCCCCCGAACCCGCAGGACCGGCCTGGCTGGTCATCCACTACAACCGCCCCGCAGGCGACTACGACGGCTGGGGCCTACACACCTGGGGCGACGTCGAAACCCCCACAGCCTGGGACCGCCCACTCCCCTTCACGGGCGAAACCCACTACGGCCGATTCGCGTGGATCCGCCTCCTCCCCGGCGCCCGCCAAGTCGGCGTGGTAATCCACAAAGGTGACCAAAAAGACGGCGGCGACCGCCTGATCACCCCCACCGGCCAACTCTGGCTACGGCAGGGGTCGGACACGCAGTACACCTCGGAAATCGAGGCCGCGGGCTCGGTGACGGTGCACTACAAACGCCTTTCCGGAGACTACACAGATCTCGCGCTACGAGTTCCTGGCCGCCCGGACATCCCTTTCGCTGGCCGCGACGCCTTCGGCGCGGTGGCGACGGCGCCTGCGGTTGAGTTCGATCTCGTTAGTGGCGGCGTGGTTCTTCGGCGGATTCAGCCTGCCAGGTCGGCGTTGTGGCTGCGGGAAGGGGATTCTCGGGTCTTTGCTTCACTTGCGGCTGCGGAGAATAGGGCTGTACTTCATTATCATCGGCCTGGCGGAGATTATTCTGGGTGGACGCTGTACCACTGGGCCGGATCGTTGACGCCTAGTCCGGATTGGGCTGCTTCCAGTTTGCCCAGTGGGCGGGATTCGTTTGGGGTGTTGTGGTCGGTTCCGTTGGCGGCGGGGGCGGGTGGGTTGAGCCATATCGTTCATCAGGGGGAGGTGAAGGATCCGGGGGCGGATCAGGTGCTTGAGGTGGGGGTTGTGGGGTATGAGGTGTGGTTCATCTCGGGGTCGGCGTCACCGGACGGATCGGCGGTGTACGTGTTGTCGGGATGA
- a CDS encoding fluoride efflux transporter FluC: MNEVIQVALGAAVGAPLRYLVDRAIPRPSGFPWGTLVVNVVGSFVLGVVLGVGQLQALLGIGLCGALTTYSTFSYETLVLVEQGQRWRALGNVAVSVLAGVGAFWGGLALT; encoded by the coding sequence ATGAACGAGGTCATTCAAGTGGCGCTGGGCGCGGCGGTCGGTGCGCCTTTGCGCTATCTGGTCGACCGGGCCATCCCGCGGCCGTCCGGCTTCCCGTGGGGGACGCTCGTGGTCAACGTCGTGGGCAGCTTCGTCCTGGGGGTGGTGCTCGGCGTCGGGCAGTTGCAGGCGCTGCTGGGGATCGGCCTCTGCGGGGCGCTGACGACGTACTCGACCTTCTCCTACGAGACCCTGGTGCTGGTCGAGCAGGGCCAGCGGTGGCGCGCGCTGGGCAACGTGGCGGTGTCGGTGCTGGCGGGCGTCGGGGCATTCTGGGGTGGCCTGGCCCTCACGTGA
- a CDS encoding fluoride efflux transporter FluC gives MRPSAVVAAVSAGGVLGALARYGAGVLWPSPWTTLAINAVGCLTMGCLMVLLTEVRTPHPLVRPFLGTGVLGGFTTFSAYTADFQRMTGTDPVAAVGYLLGTLVAALAAVWVGTAITRRMAVPR, from the coding sequence ATGAGGCCCTCGGCGGTGGTGGCGGCGGTATCCGCAGGTGGCGTGCTCGGCGCGCTCGCCAGGTACGGGGCGGGTGTGCTGTGGCCCTCGCCGTGGACGACGCTGGCGATCAACGCGGTCGGATGTCTGACCATGGGGTGCCTGATGGTCCTGCTCACCGAGGTCCGCACCCCGCACCCACTGGTCCGACCATTCCTGGGCACGGGCGTTTTGGGAGGTTTCACCACTTTCTCCGCGTATACGGCGGATTTCCAGCGGATGACCGGCACGGATCCAGTGGCGGCAGTCGGTTATCTGCTCGGAACCCTCGTCGCCGCGCTCGCGGCCGTGTGGGTGGGCACCGCGATCACCCGGCGAATGGCGGTCCCGCGATGA